AAGCTCTTCAAGAAGTTTTTTCATTGATTCATAGTCCTCTTTTGAGGTTGCCTCTTTTAATGCATTGCTTTTTTCTTCAACCTTGGATTTTGCGGCCGCATCAATTTTATCTCCCAACTCACTAAGTTGCTTTTCTGTCTGATAGACGAGTGTTTCAGCTTGGTTCTTTAAATCAATTTTTTCTCTTTTTTCTTTATCAGCTGATGCATTTGATTCTGCATCTTTAACCATTTTTTCAACCTCATTATCAGATAAAGTAGAAGCACCAGTGATAGAAATACTTTGCTCCTTTCCACTCCCCTTATCTTTAGCTGTAACACTAAGAATACCGTTTGCATCGATATCAAATGTCACTTCAATTTGGGGGACACCTCTTGGTGCTGATGGAATACCATCCAATCTAAAAGTTCCTAAACTTTTGTTATCAGATGCCATTTCCCTTTCTCCCTGTAGTACATGTATTTCTACATTGGTTTGTCCGTCTACAGCAGTTGAATATGTCTCAGATTTCTTAGTAGGAACTGTAGTATTTCTATTTATCATTTTTGTCATAACCCCACCTAAAGTTTCTACACCTAAAGAAAGTGGAGTGACATCAAGCAATAATATATCTTTAACTTCACCTGCTAAAACTCCGCCTTGAATAGCTGCTCCAACAGCAACAACTTCATCAGGATTAACAGTTTGATTTGGTTCCTTACCTATTATTTTTTTTACTAAATCTAAAACTGCAGGTATCCTAGATGAACCTCCAACCATCACAACTTCGTCAATTTCACTAGTAGAAATTTTTGCATCACTTATAGCTCTTTCAACTGGGGTTTTGCACCTATCAATTAGAGAAGCTGCTAATTCCTCAAATTTTGCTCTTGTTAGGTTCAAATCTAAATGTTTTGGACCTTCAGGGGTCGCTGTGATAAACGGCAAATTTATTTCACTTTGAGTAGCATTGGACAGCTCAATTTTTGCTTTTTCTGCAGCTTCAGTAAGTCTTTGTAAAGCCTGCTTATCTTGTCTAAGATCAATTCCCTCATTTGATTTAAAAGTACTTGCTAAATGGTCTACGATGCATCTATCAAAATCATCACCACCTAAATGTGTATCTCCAGATGTAGATAAAACTTCAGTTACTCCATCACCAGCTTCGATAACAGAGACGTCAAATGTTCCTCCCCCTAAATCAAATACAAGAATTTTTTCATTTTCTTTATCCAAACCATATGCTAAAGCTGCAGCTGTTGGCTCATTGACAATTCTAAGAACTTCTAAACCTGCAATCTTTCCTGCATCTTTTGTTGCCTGTCTCTGAGAGTCATTAAAATAAGCTGGAACAGTTATTACAGCTTGTGTAACTTTTTCACCAAGGTATTTACCCGCATCATCTGCTAACTTTCTTAGAACTTGAGAACTTACTTCTTCAGGGGAAAACTGCTTATCCAGAATAGGACACTTTAATTTGACACTAGAACCGGATTTTTCAACAGAGTAACTAACTTCTTTAGATTCTTCATTTACTTCATCAACTCTTCTACCAACAAAACGCTTTGCAGAATAAAAAGTATTTTCAGGATTCATAACAGCTTGTCTTTTGGCGATTTGCCCAACAAGCTGATCTTGATTTTTTGTATATGCAACAACTGATGGAGTAGTTCTGAAACCCTCAGCATTTGCTATTACAGTAGGTTTACCACCCTCCATTACAGCGACACAACTATTAGTTGTTCCTAAATCGATTCCTACAACCTTACCCATGGGTAAATTCTCATATTTTATATTCTCCATAATCGGTCATCAGGGTCATTATTGTTACTCAAAGACGGGGTGTGGTTCCCGAACAGATCATTATTTTTTAAAAAAAAATTCTAAACATGATTTCAAGTAAGACATCTTTTATTGCATTAATCGGCAATCCAGTAAGCCATTCTTTGTCACCGATTATGCAAAATGCTGCCCTCCAATATTTAGGTTTAGATTTAATTTATATTGCCATACCTTGCAAAGATGAAGATCTAGAATTAGTCCTGAATTCTTTAAAAAAAATTAATTGCAAAGGTCTAAATATTACAATCCCCCATAAAGAAAAAGTATTTAAACTTTGTAGTGAAATTTCCCCTGTTGCAAGCAAACTGAAAGCAATTAATACTCTAAAATTGAATTCTGAAAAAGAATGGAGCGCAACTAATACCGATGTAGAAGGATTTATTTATCCATTAAAAACATTAAATTTAACAGAAAAACAATCAGTTGTTCTTGGCTCTGGTGGTGCAGCACGATCTGTTATTCAAGGATTAATAAATTTAAATCTTTCAAAAATCTCCGTAGTAGCACGGAACAAATCATCACTAGATGAATTAATAAAAAATTTTGAAAATCAAATTAAACTTCAGGGTTTGTTAAATAATGATAATCAGGCTCAAAATTTAATCGAAGAAGCAGATTTAGTTGTAAATACAACACCAGTAGGCATGAAAACAGCCAAAAATGAAATGAATATATTGCCATATGGAGAGTCTTTTTGGAGATCTCTTAACTCAAAAACAATCGTTTATGATTTAATCTACAATCCTGCTCCAACTCATCTATTGAAATTTAGCGCCAACAAAGGATGCACGACTATCGATGGTTTGCAAATGCTTATTGCTCAGGGATTAAAATCATTATCGTTTTGGACAAATGGCCTAGAGGTGCCTTTTAATATCATGAATGACTCACTCAAAAATTATCTTAAAAATAAATGATGCTAATTTTCAAAGAACTGCACATCATGATGTATCGTTAAAGATGAACAGACGCTCATCAAATCAATTTATGAGCCAAAGACCTTGTCTGAAACTATGAACGATCAACAATCTTATTACGAAACTATGTATATCCTCCGCCCAGATATTGCGGAAGATGAAGTAACTAACCACATTGATAAATACAATAAGCTTTTAGAAGAATTTGGCGGTACCATCCTCGATAGTCAAATGAGGGGTAAAAGAAGGTTAGCCTATCAAATATCCAAACATAGAGAAGGTATTTACGTCCAACTAAGTCATCAAGGTGATGGACAACATATTTTCAAAATTGAAAAGGCAATGAGACTTAGTGAAGATGTAATGAGGTATCTAACCGTTAAACAAGAGGGGCCTTTGCCAGCCCCAAGATCTTCTACTAAGAGTTCAACTCAAGCAGATGATAAAACAAATCAAGAATCTAAAGTTGAATCCAAAGAAAAACAACCAATAGTAAGCGAAGATACTTCAACATCGGGTAAAGATGATATTGAAACCAAAGAAAATTCAGACACTTGAGTATTAATTTTTTGTTTTTGAATTTAACTCAGCCCATATTTTATTTGACATACCCCACATATAAATAAACCCCTCTGCTAAAGAATGATTAAAAACATCATCTTTGGTATATGTCGCTAAATCTTCCCTGTAAAGTGAATTATTTTCCGAAACTCTCCCAATTACTATTGCGTTACCCTTATGGAGTCTAATCTTTACTCTTCCATTAACTGAAGTTTGAGTCGAGGAAATAAATGCATCTAAACTATCTTTAAGAGGACCAAACCAAAAACCTTGATAGACTAGTTGACCCCATTTTTTTTCAACTATTCCTTTAAAGTCGACAACGTCTGGGTTTAATGTAATACTCTCTAATTCTTTATGAGCTTTGATTAAAAGTAAGAGACCAGGTGTTTCGTAAATCTCTCTGCTTTTAATTCCTACTACTCGATCTTCAATCATATCTATTCTTCCGAAACCATGAGCACCTGAAAGGGCATTTGCTTTTTGAATAATCTCTACTGGAGTTAAAAATTCATCATTAATTCCAACTGGAAACCCATTTTTAAAAACAATTTCTATATCTTGAGGAGAATCAGGTGAATTATCGATTGATGATGTCATCTCGAATATATCTTCAGGTGCTTCTTGCATTGGGTCTTCTAATATGCCCGCTTCAATACTCCTTCCAAGTAGATTAACGTCTATCGAATATGGTGATTTTTTGGATACTGGTGCAGGAATACCAAATTTTTCTCCATATTCTATTGCCTGCTCCCTACTCATATTCCACTCCCTTGCAGGAGTAATTATTTTCAAATCAGGACCTAAAGCATTGATTGCTAAATCAAATCGAACTTGATCGTTCCCTTTACCAGTGCATCCATGAGCCACTGCATCCGCGTTAATTTCTCTAGCAATATTCACAAGATTTTCAGCAATTAAAGGCCTAGCAAGAGCAGTAGATAAAGGATATTTTTCTAAATATAATGCGTTTGCTCTAATGGCTGGAAAAGCATATCTCTCAACAAAACTATTAACTAAATTTCCAACGATTGATTTAGATGCACCAGAATTTAAAGCTTTTTGCCTTATAAGTTCTAAATTCTCGCCTTGTCCAAGATTTGCGACAAAAGTAACAACTTCTGAAATTCCATATTCATTCTTTAAGTATGGAATACAAACGCTTGTATCTACTCCTCCAGAATAAGCTAGTACAACTTTTTTTACCTGCGGCATCTAAGTTTGCTCCATAAATGTAAATTTTTGACGTAGTTAAGAATTTGAAAACTTATTAAAAACTAATATTATTGTAACTAAAAGGGCAGGACCAAAAACTAATAACAAGAGAAGAAAGTTATTAATTATTAAAACATTAGGAATCAAATTTCCAATAAGTTTCAATAATCCAGACAGTAACAATGAAATTAGCCAGATAAAAAAATATTTTAAATTTGCTTTATCAAACAAAGTTTTTCGTGTGCATCATTATGTATTATCTTATATATAGAACACCACATTTAATGGACTCAAATAAACTAAAAATTAGATTAGACAATATTTCTGAGGTTAACCCTGCTTTAACTTGCTACCACAGAGATGATCCTGCTCCTGTTTTGCCGCTGAGAGATGAACCTGATCTGCTATCTTGGCTTGAAAATACAGGGAGGCTTATCGCTGAAAAAGACGGGGATTCCCAAGAGATTAGCACGATAGAAGAAGAAGAACTTTCAGCACTAATGGGAGAAAAAGAAGATTATAAGACTGAAGAAGACCCTTCCGTAGAAGATGATTGGGAAGATTAAAGAACTTAACTTTAAATCGTTACTAATATTAAATACTTTTGCTTTAACAGTAACCTCCTTTTTTTTTAACAATTTTATTTTTATAGGAGTTTATACAACATTTTTTTTCAT
This region of Prochlorococcus sp. MIT 0604 genomic DNA includes:
- the dnaK gene encoding molecular chaperone DnaK — protein: MGKVVGIDLGTTNSCVAVMEGGKPTVIANAEGFRTTPSVVAYTKNQDQLVGQIAKRQAVMNPENTFYSAKRFVGRRVDEVNEESKEVSYSVEKSGSSVKLKCPILDKQFSPEEVSSQVLRKLADDAGKYLGEKVTQAVITVPAYFNDSQRQATKDAGKIAGLEVLRIVNEPTAAALAYGLDKENEKILVFDLGGGTFDVSVIEAGDGVTEVLSTSGDTHLGGDDFDRCIVDHLASTFKSNEGIDLRQDKQALQRLTEAAEKAKIELSNATQSEINLPFITATPEGPKHLDLNLTRAKFEELAASLIDRCKTPVERAISDAKISTSEIDEVVMVGGSSRIPAVLDLVKKIIGKEPNQTVNPDEVVAVGAAIQGGVLAGEVKDILLLDVTPLSLGVETLGGVMTKMINRNTTVPTKKSETYSTAVDGQTNVEIHVLQGEREMASDNKSLGTFRLDGIPSAPRGVPQIEVTFDIDANGILSVTAKDKGSGKEQSISITGASTLSDNEVEKMVKDAESNASADKEKREKIDLKNQAETLVYQTEKQLSELGDKIDAAAKSKVEEKSNALKEATSKEDYESMKKLLEELQQELYAVGSSVYQQPGNQPPTPDSAGGPDQTDSKDKGGDDVIDADFTESKD
- a CDS encoding shikimate dehydrogenase encodes the protein MISSKTSFIALIGNPVSHSLSPIMQNAALQYLGLDLIYIAIPCKDEDLELVLNSLKKINCKGLNITIPHKEKVFKLCSEISPVASKLKAINTLKLNSEKEWSATNTDVEGFIYPLKTLNLTEKQSVVLGSGGAARSVIQGLINLNLSKISVVARNKSSLDELIKNFENQIKLQGLLNNDNQAQNLIEEADLVVNTTPVGMKTAKNEMNILPYGESFWRSLNSKTIVYDLIYNPAPTHLLKFSANKGCTTIDGLQMLIAQGLKSLSFWTNGLEVPFNIMNDSLKNYLKNK
- the rpsF gene encoding 30S ribosomal protein S6, giving the protein MNDQQSYYETMYILRPDIAEDEVTNHIDKYNKLLEEFGGTILDSQMRGKRRLAYQISKHREGIYVQLSHQGDGQHIFKIEKAMRLSEDVMRYLTVKQEGPLPAPRSSTKSSTQADDKTNQESKVESKEKQPIVSEDTSTSGKDDIETKENSDT
- a CDS encoding argininosuccinate synthase; amino-acid sequence: MPQVKKVVLAYSGGVDTSVCIPYLKNEYGISEVVTFVANLGQGENLELIRQKALNSGASKSIVGNLVNSFVERYAFPAIRANALYLEKYPLSTALARPLIAENLVNIAREINADAVAHGCTGKGNDQVRFDLAINALGPDLKIITPAREWNMSREQAIEYGEKFGIPAPVSKKSPYSIDVNLLGRSIEAGILEDPMQEAPEDIFEMTSSIDNSPDSPQDIEIVFKNGFPVGINDEFLTPVEIIQKANALSGAHGFGRIDMIEDRVVGIKSREIYETPGLLLLIKAHKELESITLNPDVVDFKGIVEKKWGQLVYQGFWFGPLKDSLDAFISSTQTSVNGRVKIRLHKGNAIVIGRVSENNSLYREDLATYTKDDVFNHSLAEGFIYMWGMSNKIWAELNSKTKN
- a CDS encoding DUF3134 family protein, which translates into the protein MDSNKLKIRLDNISEVNPALTCYHRDDPAPVLPLRDEPDLLSWLENTGRLIAEKDGDSQEISTIEEEELSALMGEKEDYKTEEDPSVEDDWED